A stretch of Geomonas oryzisoli DNA encodes these proteins:
- a CDS encoding capsular biosynthesis protein: MILQKIMDQYKDEIEFLLHVGDKDSDLKASSMTRMTRTKAVGKTHVMDGQKFNGLLHSVITRDDFEKDISIFIDHLHRRDEKFCYKSHNLACMQDYLDYYYILFDVMAEKVIENNITHMLFFNVPHLAYDTILYQIGKSLGLKIVIVTQSLFPNKYFSMPSMDAYGGFEPKQHQAPPAHIEKNKEIDLFYMKNVKQEQGQTGKITTKAIGHILSFLAIKKPSYLLNPVKLYDILKRTNDIYRRLPKWRDPFARFFHVNELEYFEHIIQYEKAEYDLDVPFVYFPLQLQPEMTTSALGGYFRDQALAIECLASILPENVKIYVKENPKQGAYNRGPLFYHRLRRIKNVVILPSFANTHTLTDRSLFVCTITGTVGWEALIKGKKALIFGNTWYQSFPGVFKYGDATSYDEIVNYKIDHAELEQAFGALLSKCHDGVVDRHYTKLVPDYNAEKNDEGVCPLLMDLLRGKGEFTFTPRLG; this comes from the coding sequence GTGATCTTGCAGAAGATCATGGACCAGTACAAGGACGAGATCGAGTTCCTGCTGCATGTCGGCGACAAGGACTCCGATCTCAAGGCCTCGTCCATGACCAGGATGACGAGGACCAAGGCGGTCGGCAAGACCCATGTCATGGACGGGCAGAAGTTCAACGGCCTCTTGCACTCGGTGATCACCCGGGACGACTTCGAGAAGGACATCTCCATCTTCATCGACCACCTGCATCGCAGGGACGAAAAGTTCTGCTATAAATCTCATAATCTTGCCTGCATGCAGGATTACCTTGACTACTACTACATCCTGTTCGACGTCATGGCCGAGAAGGTGATCGAGAACAACATCACCCACATGCTGTTCTTCAACGTGCCGCACCTGGCCTACGACACGATCCTGTATCAGATCGGCAAGAGCCTCGGCCTGAAGATCGTGATCGTGACCCAGTCGCTGTTCCCGAACAAGTACTTCTCCATGCCCTCCATGGACGCCTACGGCGGCTTCGAACCGAAGCAGCACCAGGCGCCGCCGGCGCACATCGAGAAGAACAAGGAAATCGATCTCTTCTACATGAAGAACGTGAAGCAGGAGCAGGGGCAGACCGGGAAGATCACGACCAAGGCCATCGGCCACATCCTCTCCTTCCTGGCCATCAAGAAACCGTCGTACCTGTTGAACCCCGTCAAGCTGTACGACATCCTGAAGCGCACCAACGACATCTACCGGCGGCTCCCCAAGTGGCGCGACCCGTTCGCACGGTTTTTCCATGTCAACGAGCTGGAGTATTTCGAGCACATCATCCAGTACGAGAAGGCGGAGTACGACCTGGACGTCCCCTTCGTCTACTTCCCGCTGCAACTGCAGCCGGAGATGACCACCTCGGCGCTGGGCGGCTACTTCAGGGACCAGGCGCTCGCCATCGAATGCCTGGCCAGCATCCTGCCGGAGAACGTGAAGATCTACGTCAAGGAGAACCCGAAGCAGGGAGCCTACAACAGGGGACCGCTCTTCTACCACCGCCTGCGCCGCATCAAGAACGTGGTGATTCTCCCCTCGTTCGCCAACACCCACACCCTGACCGACCGTTCCCTCTTCGTCTGCACCATCACCGGGACCGTGGGCTGGGAGGCGCTCATCAAGGGGAAGAAGGCCCTCATCTTCGGCAACACCTGGTACCAGTCCTTCCCCGGCGTGTTCAAGTACGGGGACGCCACCAGCTATGACGAGATCGTCAATTACAAGATAGACCATGCCGAACTGGAGCAGGCCTTCGGCGCGTTGCTCTCCAAGTGCCACGACGGCGTGGTGGACCGGCACTACACCAAGCTGGTCCCCGATTACAACGCCGAGAAGAACGACGAAGGGGTCTGCCCGCTCCTGATGGACCTCCTGAGGGGCAAGGGCGAGTTCACCTTCACCCCCCGCCTCGGGTAG
- the pseF gene encoding pseudaminic acid cytidylyltransferase produces MNVAIIPARGGSKRIPRKNIKEFCGKPMIAWSIEAALASGCFSRVLVSTDDAEIAEVARKFGAEVPFLRPAELSDDHTGTIPVIRHAVEWVANEGERPEYACCIYATAPFVTPADLKRGLDLIREAGCSYAFSVTSYPFPIQRAIRIDGNGRVGMFDPAQFGTRSQDLEEAFHDAGQFYWGSADAWIAEEKIFSEKAVSVLLPRHQVQDIDTLEDWHRAELMFRAWRGQAQ; encoded by the coding sequence GTGAACGTAGCCATCATCCCCGCCCGGGGCGGCAGCAAGCGCATCCCCCGCAAGAACATCAAGGAGTTCTGCGGCAAGCCGATGATCGCCTGGTCCATCGAGGCGGCGCTTGCCAGCGGCTGCTTCAGCCGGGTGCTGGTTTCCACCGACGACGCCGAGATCGCCGAGGTGGCGCGGAAGTTCGGGGCGGAGGTTCCCTTCCTGCGTCCTGCCGAGCTTAGCGACGACCACACCGGCACTATTCCCGTGATCCGGCACGCCGTCGAGTGGGTGGCGAACGAAGGGGAGCGCCCCGAGTACGCCTGTTGCATCTACGCCACCGCCCCCTTCGTGACCCCGGCCGATTTAAAGCGCGGCCTCGACCTGATCCGGGAGGCAGGCTGCTCCTACGCCTTCTCGGTCACCAGCTATCCCTTTCCGATCCAGCGCGCCATCCGTATCGACGGCAACGGCCGGGTCGGCATGTTCGACCCCGCCCAGTTCGGGACCCGCTCCCAGGACCTCGAAGAGGCCTTCCACGACGCGGGGCAGTTCTACTGGGGGAGCGCCGATGCCTGGATCGCCGAGGAGAAGATCTTTTCCGAAAAGGCGGTCTCCGTCCTTTTGCCGCGCCACCAGGTGCAGGACATCGACACCCTGGAAGACTGGCACCGGGCGGAGCTGATGTTCCGGGCCTGGCGCGGGCAGGCACAGTAA
- the pseI gene encoding pseudaminic acid synthase has protein sequence MSSIQIGGRFIGPDHAPFIIAEMSGNHNQSLERALEIVEAAAASGAHALKLQTYTADTMTLDIKEGEFFIEDPKSLWKGRSLYDLYQEAHTPWEWHKPIFDRCRELGLICFSTPFDASSVEFLEELDAPCYKIASFENTDLPLIRKVAATGKPVIISTGMASLAELDETVRAAREAGCRDLVLLKCTSTYPSTPENTNARTIPHLRDLFDCEIGLSDHSMGVGVSVAAVALGATVIEKHFTLRRADGGVDSTFSLEPEELKSLVVETERAWQSLGTISYGPTEKEKKSLVFRRSLYVVEDVKAGEPFTEKNVRAIRPGNGLPTKYLETFLGKRAAVDIRRGTPLSFDLLGGL, from the coding sequence ATGAGTTCTATCCAGATCGGCGGCAGGTTCATCGGTCCCGACCACGCGCCGTTCATCATCGCGGAGATGTCGGGCAACCACAACCAGTCCCTGGAGCGGGCCCTGGAGATCGTCGAGGCCGCGGCAGCTTCCGGCGCGCACGCCCTGAAGCTGCAGACCTACACCGCCGACACCATGACGCTCGACATCAAGGAAGGGGAGTTCTTCATCGAGGACCCCAAGAGCCTCTGGAAAGGGCGCTCCCTCTACGACCTGTACCAGGAGGCGCACACTCCCTGGGAGTGGCATAAGCCGATCTTCGACCGCTGCCGCGAGCTGGGCCTCATCTGCTTCAGCACCCCCTTCGACGCGAGTTCCGTCGAGTTCCTGGAGGAGCTGGACGCGCCCTGCTACAAGATCGCTTCCTTCGAGAACACCGACCTGCCGCTGATCCGCAAGGTGGCGGCGACCGGGAAGCCGGTGATCATCTCCACCGGCATGGCGAGCCTGGCCGAGCTGGACGAAACCGTGCGCGCGGCGCGCGAGGCCGGCTGCCGCGACCTCGTGCTTTTGAAGTGCACCAGCACCTATCCGAGCACCCCGGAAAACACCAACGCGCGCACCATCCCGCACCTGAGAGACCTCTTCGACTGCGAAATCGGGCTTTCCGACCACTCCATGGGTGTCGGCGTCTCCGTGGCGGCGGTGGCCCTCGGCGCCACGGTGATCGAGAAGCACTTCACCCTGCGCCGTGCTGACGGCGGGGTCGATTCCACCTTCTCGCTGGAGCCGGAGGAACTGAAGAGCCTGGTGGTCGAGACCGAGCGCGCCTGGCAGTCGCTGGGGACCATCAGCTACGGGCCGACCGAGAAGGAGAAGAAGTCGCTGGTGTTCCGGCGCTCGCTCTACGTGGTCGAGGACGTCAAGGCGGGCGAGCCGTTCACGGAAAAGAACGTCCGCGCCATCAGGCCGGGCAACGGTCTCCCCACCAAGTACCTGGAGACCTTCCTAGGCAAGCGCGCGGCGGTCGATATCCGCAGGGGGACGCCACTCTCCTTCGACCTCCTGGGCGGGCTCTAG
- the pseH gene encoding UDP-4-amino-4,6-dideoxy-N-acetyl-beta-L-altrosamine N-acetyltransferase, whose protein sequence is MRPEEFNLRPIEERDLDLVLSWRNSERVRSYMYTDHLIAPEEHRAWFARTRDAEFPATLIFEYQGRPVGLKSFNQIDRHSNRCHWGFYLGDVELPRGCGTVMGFLAQEYIFEKQGFRKLCAEAFAFNDGSIKYHTRLGFAQEGRLVQHVLKNGRYEDVVVFGTFKENWLANKEALAAKIFREGAAQ, encoded by the coding sequence ATGCGCCCTGAAGAGTTCAACCTGCGCCCCATCGAAGAGCGTGACCTGGACCTGGTCCTCTCCTGGCGCAACTCCGAGCGCGTGCGCTCCTACATGTACACCGACCATCTGATCGCTCCCGAAGAGCACCGGGCCTGGTTCGCCCGGACCCGCGACGCGGAATTCCCCGCCACCCTCATCTTCGAGTACCAGGGCCGGCCGGTCGGGCTGAAGAGCTTCAACCAGATCGACCGCCACTCCAACCGCTGCCACTGGGGCTTCTACCTGGGTGACGTGGAGCTGCCGCGCGGCTGCGGCACGGTGATGGGCTTTCTCGCGCAGGAGTACATCTTCGAGAAGCAGGGCTTCAGGAAGCTCTGCGCCGAGGCCTTCGCCTTCAATGACGGGAGCATCAAGTACCACACCCGCCTGGGCTTTGCGCAGGAAGGCCGCCTGGTGCAGCACGTGCTGAAGAACGGCCGCTACGAGGACGTGGTCGTTTTCGGCACTTTCAAAGAGAACTGGCTGGCCAACAAGGAAGCGTTGGCGGCAAAGATATTCCGGGAGGGCGCAGCACAATGA
- a CDS encoding NAD-dependent epimerase — MRKMLVTGAAGFIGFHLSKRLLAAGVEVVGLDNLNDYYDVNLKYGRLKQLEETPGFRFVKMELSDRDGMADLFKREQFDVVVNLAAQAGVRYSLINPYAYVDSNLSGFMNILEGCRHNGVKHLVYASSSSVYGANTVMPFSVHHNVDHPVSLYAATKKANELMAHTYSSLYGIPTTGLRFFTVYGPWGRPDMALFLFTKAILEGRPIDVFNYGKMQRDFTFVDDIVEGVTRVIDNVPAKDSTWSGAHPDPGTSYAPYKIYNIGNNNPVELLRFIEVLEKALGKEAQKNLLPIQAGDVPATYADVDDLMRDVGFRPATSIEDGINRFVAWYREFYGL; from the coding sequence ATGAGGAAGATGCTGGTTACCGGTGCCGCCGGTTTCATCGGCTTTCACCTGAGCAAGAGACTTTTGGCCGCCGGCGTCGAAGTGGTCGGTCTCGACAACCTGAACGACTACTACGACGTCAACCTCAAATACGGACGCTTGAAGCAGCTGGAAGAGACCCCCGGTTTCCGCTTCGTCAAGATGGAGCTCTCCGACCGCGACGGGATGGCGGATCTCTTCAAGCGCGAGCAGTTCGACGTGGTGGTGAACCTCGCCGCCCAGGCCGGGGTGCGCTACTCCCTGATCAATCCCTACGCTTACGTGGACAGCAACCTCTCCGGCTTCATGAACATCCTGGAAGGGTGCCGCCATAACGGCGTCAAGCACCTGGTCTACGCCTCCTCCAGCTCCGTGTACGGCGCCAACACCGTCATGCCCTTCTCCGTGCACCACAACGTGGATCACCCGGTCTCGCTCTACGCCGCCACCAAGAAGGCCAACGAGCTGATGGCCCATACCTACTCGAGCTTGTACGGTATCCCCACCACCGGCCTGCGCTTCTTCACCGTGTACGGACCCTGGGGGCGGCCGGACATGGCGCTCTTTTTGTTCACCAAAGCGATACTCGAGGGACGTCCCATCGACGTCTTCAACTACGGGAAGATGCAGCGCGACTTCACCTTTGTCGACGACATCGTCGAGGGTGTCACCCGCGTCATCGACAACGTGCCGGCCAAGGACTCCACCTGGAGCGGCGCCCATCCCGACCCGGGCACCAGCTACGCGCCGTACAAGATCTACAACATCGGCAACAACAACCCGGTCGAGCTTTTGAGGTTCATCGAGGTGCTGGAAAAGGCGCTGGGCAAGGAAGCGCAGAAGAACCTGCTTCCGATCCAGGCCGGCGACGTTCCGGCCACCTATGCCGACGTGGACGACCTGATGCGGGACGTCGGTTTCCGCCCCGCCACCTCCATCGAGGACGGCATCAACCGCTTCGTCGCCTGGTACCGCGAGTTCTACGGGCTTTAA